A window from Prosthecobacter sp. encodes these proteins:
- a CDS encoding polysaccharide deacetylase family protein, whose product MNAESRHRCLQRAYLRFAISFTPLLIVGWLVWQGWVGAAVFLFCTVLTTITIGTLVPRCALFGRMIKRLPQAGNRALLTIDDGPHPQHTPAILDILDRHHIKAIFFLIGDRAAQHPELVREIVARGHEVGNHTQTHPATTFWALRPAGLWREIAGCQETLTSICPEHPPRFFRPPAGHHNMFTALVAQALGLKMMLWDARGFDGVIQNVHFVTQRIRNRLKPGSIVLIHEATPIAIEVAQSVVALLAESGLECGTEPGALTFSNDEVVVERRSAP is encoded by the coding sequence ATGAATGCAGAATCACGCCATCGCTGCCTGCAACGCGCGTATCTTCGCTTCGCCATCTCGTTCACGCCGCTGCTGATCGTCGGCTGGCTGGTCTGGCAGGGGTGGGTGGGCGCGGCGGTGTTTTTGTTCTGCACCGTGCTCACCACCATCACGATCGGCACGTTGGTGCCGCGTTGCGCATTGTTCGGCCGCATGATCAAACGGCTGCCGCAGGCTGGAAACCGCGCGCTGCTCACCATCGACGACGGCCCGCATCCACAGCACACACCCGCGATTCTCGACATCCTCGACCGTCACCACATCAAGGCGATTTTTTTCCTCATCGGTGATCGGGCGGCACAGCATCCCGAACTCGTGCGTGAGATCGTCGCGCGCGGTCATGAGGTCGGCAATCACACGCAGACGCATCCCGCCACCACCTTCTGGGCGCTGCGCCCGGCAGGCTTGTGGCGCGAGATCGCCGGCTGCCAGGAGACGCTCACCTCCATCTGCCCGGAACATCCACCGCGCTTCTTCCGCCCGCCCGCCGGTCATCACAACATGTTCACCGCCCTCGTCGCGCAGGCGTTGGGCCTGAAGATGATGCTCTGGGATGCGCGAGGATTCGACGGTGTGATTCAAAACGTGCATTTCGTCACGCAACGCATCCGCAACCGGCTGAAACCGGGTTCCATCGTCCTGATTCATGAGGCCACGCCCATCGCCATCGAAGTCGCGCAGTCCGTGGTGGCGTTGTTGGCGGAAAGCGGCCTGGAATGTGGCACGGAGCCGGGCGCGCTAACGTTCAGCAACGATGAGGTGGTTGTTGAACGGCGTTCCGCCCCATAA
- a CDS encoding tryptophan 7-halogenase, with protein sequence MTTPAADYDVVIMGGAFSGAAAAMLLKRDHPDMRVLIVERTVHFDRKVGESTSEVAGCFLTRVLHQSSHLSAKHYQKHGLRMWFCKTPEDSVDDLTEIGPRFQSRLATFQLDRSILDEHLLQEACDFGCELLRPATIKLITLSESEAPHTLEIMPQEGQMRTITTRWLIDASGKAALLAKKLGIHHSIGDEHPTSSVWCRFRNVNDLDSFKSRKMFPKLATEAKCIRTTATNHLMGRGWWCWIIPLSDGSFSAGVTWDRRLYTLPEGPSLVTRLQAHLVSHPVGRLMFENAIPDADDTFYYKNLGYHAEYIAGNRWVMVGDAAGFMDPLYSQGLDFCGYTVFAASELVRKNLAGEDTQMITDYLNTAYPRSYRTWFEALYKDKYTYLGDAELMHAAFLMDLATYFLGPVRGVYTNPALEWTLMPYDGPVGAFFGRFMAFYNRRLVCIAQERVRKGIYGRKNHGHFLAPRMSMSPDTSAGRLLFDGIMVWLKAEFSTWMAPAPAKDAIPMTEKPVEA encoded by the coding sequence ATGACGACACCTGCAGCCGATTACGACGTGGTCATCATGGGCGGGGCGTTTTCGGGCGCGGCGGCCGCCATGCTGCTGAAACGCGACCATCCCGACATGCGTGTGCTGATCGTCGAACGCACCGTGCATTTCGACCGCAAGGTGGGCGAAAGCACCTCCGAGGTCGCCGGCTGCTTCCTCACACGCGTCCTGCACCAGTCCAGCCACCTGAGTGCCAAACACTACCAGAAGCACGGCCTGCGCATGTGGTTCTGCAAAACGCCCGAAGACTCCGTCGATGATCTCACGGAGATCGGCCCGCGCTTCCAGTCGCGTCTGGCGACCTTTCAGCTCGACCGCTCGATTCTGGATGAGCATCTGCTCCAAGAAGCCTGCGATTTTGGCTGCGAGCTGCTGCGGCCAGCCACGATCAAATTGATCACACTGTCCGAGAGCGAGGCACCGCACACGCTCGAAATCATGCCGCAGGAAGGGCAGATGCGCACCATCACCACGCGCTGGCTCATCGACGCCTCCGGCAAAGCTGCCTTACTCGCCAAAAAGCTCGGCATTCACCACTCCATCGGCGACGAGCATCCCACCTCCTCGGTCTGGTGCCGCTTCCGCAACGTCAATGACCTCGACAGCTTCAAGAGCCGCAAGATGTTTCCGAAGCTCGCGACAGAGGCCAAATGCATCCGCACCACGGCCACCAATCACCTCATGGGCCGCGGCTGGTGGTGCTGGATCATTCCGTTGTCGGATGGCAGCTTCAGCGCCGGTGTCACCTGGGATCGTCGTTTGTACACGCTGCCGGAAGGGCCGTCCCTCGTCACCCGGCTCCAGGCGCATCTGGTGAGCCATCCTGTGGGCAGGCTGATGTTTGAAAACGCCATCCCGGACGCGGACGACACGTTCTATTACAAGAACCTCGGCTACCACGCCGAATACATCGCCGGGAACCGTTGGGTGATGGTCGGCGACGCTGCCGGGTTCATGGACCCGCTCTACAGCCAGGGCCTCGACTTCTGCGGTTACACGGTCTTCGCCGCCAGCGAACTCGTGCGTAAAAATCTCGCCGGTGAGGACACGCAGATGATCACCGACTACCTGAACACGGCCTACCCGCGCAGCTACCGCACCTGGTTCGAGGCGCTCTACAAAGACAAGTACACCTACCTCGGCGACGCGGAACTGATGCACGCCGCCTTCCTGATGGACCTCGCGACCTACTTTCTCGGCCCGGTGCGCGGTGTTTACACCAATCCCGCGCTCGAATGGACGCTGATGCCCTATGACGGTCCGGTGGGGGCTTTTTTCGGCAGGTTCATGGCCTTCTACAACCGCCGCCTCGTCTGCATCGCGCAGGAGCGTGTGCGCAAAGGCATCTACGGGCGCAAGAATCACGGCCACTTCCTTGCACCGCGCATGAGCATGTCCCCCGACACTTCGGCGGGCCGCCTGCTCTTCGACGGCATCATGGTCTGGCTCAAAGCCGAGTTCAGCACCTGGATGGCCCCCGCTCCGGCGAAGGATGCCATCCCGATGACGGAGAAGCCGGTGGAGGCGTGA
- the aroC gene encoding chorismate synthase gives MSSSLGTLFRISTWGESHGPGVGVVIDGCPPRIPLTVEDIQAELDRRRPGQSKIVTPRKEDDKAEILSGVLDGQTLGTPIGIFVRNTDQRPSAYTEMQQAYRPSHADYTYDAKYGIRAVSGGGRSSARETIGRVAAGAIARKVLQHSISGYECLAYVKTVQNIHAEVPTGAALNSAVIESNIVRTCDPAAAEKMIALIENIRSEGNSVGGVIECVVRGVPPGLGEPVFDRLEADLAKAMLSLPATKGFEIGSGFAGSKMTGLEHNDEFYMDGENVRTRTNRSGGVQGGISNGEDIVFRVAFKPTATVLREQKTVTNTGEDTTLSARGRHDPCVLPRAVPMVEAMVHLVLADHFLRQRALRG, from the coding sequence ATGTCCAGCAGTCTCGGCACACTTTTCCGCATCAGCACCTGGGGCGAATCCCACGGCCCCGGCGTCGGCGTCGTCATCGACGGCTGCCCGCCGCGCATTCCTCTGACGGTGGAGGACATCCAGGCAGAACTCGACCGTCGCCGTCCCGGCCAGAGCAAGATCGTCACGCCACGCAAAGAAGACGACAAAGCCGAAATCCTCTCTGGCGTGCTCGACGGGCAGACGCTCGGCACGCCGATCGGAATCTTCGTGCGCAACACCGACCAGCGCCCTTCGGCCTACACCGAAATGCAGCAGGCGTACCGGCCCAGCCACGCTGATTACACCTACGACGCCAAATACGGCATCCGCGCCGTCTCGGGCGGCGGCAGATCGAGCGCGCGTGAAACGATTGGCCGCGTCGCGGCCGGTGCCATCGCCCGCAAGGTGCTGCAGCACTCGATTTCCGGCTACGAATGCCTCGCCTACGTCAAAACGGTGCAGAACATCCACGCTGAGGTTCCGACCGGTGCCGCACTGAATTCCGCTGTCATTGAATCCAACATCGTCCGCACCTGCGACCCCGCCGCAGCGGAGAAAATGATCGCCCTGATCGAAAACATACGCAGCGAGGGCAACAGCGTCGGTGGTGTGATCGAATGCGTCGTGCGTGGTGTGCCGCCCGGCCTTGGCGAACCGGTGTTCGACCGCCTGGAGGCCGATCTGGCCAAGGCGATGCTCAGCCTGCCGGCAACGAAGGGTTTTGAAATCGGCAGCGGTTTTGCAGGCTCGAAAATGACCGGTCTGGAGCACAACGACGAGTTCTACATGGATGGAGAAAACGTCCGCACTCGAACCAACCGCAGCGGCGGCGTCCAGGGCGGCATCAGCAACGGCGAGGACATCGTCTTCCGCGTCGCCTTCAAACCCACCGCCACCGTGTTGCGCGAGCAGAAGACCGTGACCAACACTGGCGAGGACACCACGCTCTCCGCCAGAGGCCGCCACGATCCCTGCGTTCTCCCACGCGCCGTGCCGATGGTCGAGGCGATGGTGCATCTGGTGCTGGCGGATCACTTTCTGCGCCAGCGGGCGCTGCGAGGGTGA
- a CDS encoding C39 family peptidase — MKHASCVFLVLGLILATASAQSSELRTFTNTQGKAIQAKLVGTAGDQVTIEMAGGQRFTLGINTFSPADQEYVKKSSVLKFNGPNDKLDPAVVNEVVGLPLFADAMLWQTKADEVAGKLELKKESETKVSSSFRSYPKDTFRMFGARPYSVALYAADGLTTNLSLVFANKGDLFGMDGENNNRVDRNTPKAQALAILERAMKADVAAITAKLSEKLGEPVKQRFGDGEARDTMLRWDWRGHSILLREQEGEYVGVELVTTEVSDAGGKVKMTGDKIIRDRALANVEKRPNGDVVISEIPMVDQGPKGYCVPATAERAMRYLSVPADMYVLAMAGETNIGGGTSVQMLLEGVRSDIRRKGRSFDSWQSEFKLKDLQKYIDKGVPVIWGLYSTDAFNDLANKRTKDRQDMTDLTAWKAKLAETNGAATLRKEKDQGHVVLIIGYNKETNEIAFSDSWGERYKERWITIPEAEMISQQEYWVVGF, encoded by the coding sequence ATGAAGCATGCATCCTGCGTTTTCCTTGTTCTCGGACTGATCCTCGCCACGGCGAGCGCGCAATCGTCTGAACTCCGCACCTTCACCAACACCCAGGGCAAGGCGATCCAGGCGAAACTCGTCGGCACCGCAGGAGATCAGGTGACGATCGAAATGGCCGGCGGCCAGCGCTTCACGCTGGGGATTAACACGTTTTCGCCTGCGGATCAGGAGTATGTGAAGAAATCCTCTGTTTTGAAATTCAACGGCCCGAACGACAAGCTGGACCCGGCAGTCGTGAACGAAGTTGTCGGCCTGCCGTTGTTCGCGGACGCGATGCTGTGGCAGACCAAGGCGGACGAAGTGGCAGGCAAGCTGGAACTCAAGAAAGAATCAGAGACCAAGGTCTCCAGTAGTTTCCGCTCCTATCCCAAGGACACCTTCCGCATGTTCGGCGCCCGGCCCTACTCCGTGGCGCTCTATGCCGCCGACGGACTGACGACCAACCTCTCGCTGGTGTTTGCCAACAAGGGCGACCTCTTCGGCATGGACGGCGAAAACAACAATCGCGTGGACCGCAACACGCCCAAAGCCCAGGCCCTGGCGATCTTGGAAAGGGCCATGAAGGCGGATGTGGCGGCCATCACCGCGAAGCTCTCCGAGAAGCTGGGCGAACCAGTGAAGCAGCGTTTTGGCGACGGCGAGGCACGCGACACCATGCTCCGCTGGGACTGGCGCGGTCACTCGATCCTGCTGCGCGAGCAGGAGGGCGAGTATGTTGGCGTGGAGCTGGTGACCACCGAAGTGTCCGACGCTGGTGGCAAGGTCAAAATGACCGGTGACAAAATCATCCGTGATCGTGCCCTGGCAAATGTGGAGAAGCGCCCGAACGGCGATGTCGTGATCAGCGAGATCCCGATGGTGGATCAAGGACCGAAAGGCTACTGTGTTCCCGCCACGGCGGAGCGTGCGATGCGTTACCTCAGCGTTCCCGCGGACATGTATGTGCTGGCGATGGCTGGCGAGACCAACATCGGCGGCGGCACCAGCGTGCAGATGCTGCTGGAAGGCGTGCGCAGCGACATCCGCCGCAAAGGCCGCTCGTTCGACTCCTGGCAGAGCGAGTTCAAGCTCAAGGACTTGCAAAAGTACATCGACAAAGGCGTTCCGGTGATCTGGGGTCTCTACAGTACGGATGCCTTCAACGATCTGGCCAACAAGCGCACCAAAGACCGCCAGGACATGACCGATTTGACCGCCTGGAAGGCCAAACTGGCCGAAACCAATGGCGCGGCCACGCTTCGCAAAGAGAAGGACCAGGGCCACGTCGTCCTCATCATCGGTTACAACAAAGAGACCAACGAAATCGCCTTCAGCGACAGTTGGGGCGAACGCTACAAGGAGCGCTGGATCACCATTCCTGAAGCGGAGATGATCTCTCAGCAGGAATACTGGGTCGTGGGGTTTTAA
- a CDS encoding glucose-1-phosphate adenylyltransferase, whose protein sequence is MSTPTSAQIEADSVLRRSTLAIVMGGGAGTRLFPLTKDRAKPAVPLAGKYRLVDIPISNCINSGLRQVYVLTQYNSASLNRHLSRTYRFDQFTRGFVEVLAAQQTPEGERWYQGTADAVRQNLRYFLDGGHDYFLILSGDQLYRMDFRKVMREHLAHEADLTIATLPVNATDATGFGIMHSDENGRVYEFVEKPKDPAVLKKLSMPVETLRKMGLPTDEPRFEASMGIYLFNRQVLEECLDNTHNDFGKHIIPTAIKDRRVHTYNFQGYWEDIGTIRSFFQANLDLCKLVPQFDFFDSTAPIFSHSRALPATKINGATIHHALIADGCIVTDAHIETAVIGVRSKIEPGATIRDTIIMGADFYAGAAGTDPDRPPPGIGRNCRIERAIIDKNVHIGDNVVITPEGKPSEMDGDNFYIRDGIVCIPKDAIIPAGTWI, encoded by the coding sequence ATGAGCACGCCCACCTCCGCCCAAATCGAAGCTGATTCGGTCCTTCGCCGCAGCACTTTGGCCATTGTCATGGGCGGCGGAGCCGGGACGCGGCTCTTTCCGCTGACCAAGGATCGCGCGAAGCCCGCCGTACCGCTCGCCGGCAAGTATCGCCTCGTCGATATTCCCATCAGCAACTGCATCAACTCCGGCCTGCGTCAGGTCTATGTGCTCACGCAGTACAACAGCGCCTCGCTCAACCGCCACCTCTCGCGCACCTACCGCTTCGACCAGTTCACACGGGGGTTTGTCGAGGTGCTCGCCGCGCAGCAGACGCCGGAGGGCGAGCGCTGGTACCAGGGCACCGCCGACGCTGTGCGGCAAAATCTGCGCTACTTCCTCGATGGCGGACACGACTACTTCCTCATCCTCAGCGGTGACCAGCTCTACCGCATGGATTTCCGCAAAGTGATGCGCGAGCACCTCGCGCATGAGGCGGATCTCACCATCGCCACGCTACCGGTGAACGCGACGGACGCGACCGGCTTCGGCATCATGCACTCGGATGAAAACGGCCGCGTCTATGAGTTCGTCGAGAAACCCAAGGATCCCGCCGTGCTGAAGAAGCTCAGTATGCCGGTGGAGACCTTGCGCAAAATGGGGCTGCCCACCGACGAGCCACGGTTTGAGGCTTCCATGGGCATCTACCTCTTCAACCGTCAGGTGCTCGAAGAGTGCCTGGACAACACGCACAACGACTTCGGCAAGCACATCATTCCCACGGCGATCAAAGACCGCCGTGTGCACACCTACAACTTCCAAGGCTACTGGGAGGACATCGGCACCATCCGTTCCTTCTTCCAGGCCAATCTGGATCTCTGCAAACTGGTCCCGCAGTTCGATTTCTTCGACTCCACCGCCCCTATCTTCTCCCACTCCCGTGCGTTGCCCGCCACGAAGATCAACGGTGCCACCATCCATCACGCGCTCATCGCCGACGGCTGCATCGTCACCGATGCCCACATCGAAACCGCCGTCATCGGTGTCCGCTCCAAGATTGAGCCCGGCGCGACGATCCGCGACACCATCATCATGGGTGCCGACTTCTACGCTGGAGCCGCCGGCACAGACCCGGACCGTCCGCCGCCCGGCATCGGCCGCAATTGCCGGATCGAGCGTGCGATCATCGACAAAAACGTCCACATCGGTGACAACGTCGTCATCACTCCTGAAGGCAAGCCCAGCGAGATGGACGGCGACAACTTCTACATCCGTGACGGCATCGTCTGCATTCCCAAGGACGCCATCATTCCGGCGGGTACGTGGATCTGA